A portion of the Drosophila innubila isolate TH190305 chromosome 3L unlocalized genomic scaffold, UK_Dinn_1.0 0_D_3L, whole genome shotgun sequence genome contains these proteins:
- the LOC117786889 gene encoding protein abrupt: MAAENYHLKWDSHLSYLNTSIATLYKNEKFADVMLYSSYSNNGINSDIPTVGISAHKFILSSCSQFFATMFETAPITAPNGVLYIVLPPDLSHRAIQILVQYMYSGEATVSNDILNEVLRGGEILKIRGLCRTSTSSGSGSGTGASGHGHGHHLHHQREPSALYVSNGTRSSLAPPPPPSMSAQLPGDMYSSKASSSGSSGHNSARYSMDHHHTHTHPHSHPHPHQHHSHHQQQQFRGLGASVMPKDSPVIVKSPKIASHTGLLSVASSSKLHSNSVGGISVNKEVAIDPEDKCCYATSSQVESLPQSSAGVAAAAPPPQPQQPPMSICTEVGCSSCPLAASSTEPAEPSLRRPDYVERDRLVEDALCDRERDDAGLVYERRLRRERSCERGKSPYFPHEGSHYDHVVKPYEVPAVVAPRLVTSPPSHSFLTIKQEPTDWSNNTTATLSNDNNHEHSQEATLSPKQPLDFKINAVKLEANATTQDESEEHTLRDYNNFKVLVCEICQKSFEDTKTLVRHLGTHAPEPATNIMSGSSSSSSATVNSNNNTNSNNSNLALRALKTYVPKKRRRVSQQENNMDHVTLLCDLCSTSFETPAEWVRHMNSQHTEIELAMFNSKKDGEQKGCVS; the protein is encoded by the exons ATGGCCGCCGAAAACTATCACCTGAAGTGGGACTCGCATCTGTCCTATTTAAATACTTCCATTGCGACGCTCTACAA AAATGAAAAGTTTGCCGACGTCATGTTGTACAGTTCATATAGCAATAATGGCATCAACTCGGATATACCCACCGTCGGCATATCTGCGCACAAATTCATACTGAGCTCCTGCAGTCAATTCTTTGCAACCATGTTCGAGACAGCGCCAATAACCGCACCCAATGGCGTCCTCTATATTGTGCTTCCACCGGATCTGAGTCATCGTGCCATACAAATACTGGTGCAGTACATGTACAGCGGGGAAGCAACCGTCTCCAATGATATACTGAACGAAGTGTTGCGTGGTGGCGAGATCTTAAAGATACGCGGCTTGTGCCGCACCAGCACTTcgagtggcagtggcagcggcacAGGTGCATCTGGACACGGACATGGACACCACCTGCATCACCAGCGGGAGCCAAGTGCTCTGTATGTGTCAAATGGCACACGCTCTTCACTGGCGCCACCTCCGCCGCCTTCAATGTCCGCACAGCTTCCTGGTGATATGTACAGCAGCAAGgccagcagcagtggcagcagtgGCCACAACTCGGCACGTTACTCCATGGATCATcatcacacgcacacacatccGCATTCGCATCCACATCCTCATCAGCATCATtctcatcatcagcaacagcaatttcGCGGCTTAGGTGCTTCCGTCATGCCAAAGGACAGTCCGGTGATTGTCAAGTCACCTAAAATAGCCAGCCACACGGGATTGCTGAGCGTGGCAAGCAGCAGTAAGCTGCATTCCAATAGCGTTGGCGGCATCTCTGTGAACAAAGAGGTGGCCATCGATCCCGAGGACAAATGCTGCTATGCCACGTCCAGTCAAGTTGAAAGTCTACCACAGTCCTCTGCTGGAGTTGCAGCGGCTGCACCACCACctcaaccacaacaaccaccaaTGTCCATTTGCACTGAAGTtggctgcagcagctgccccCTCGCTGCGTCTTCCACCGAGCCGGCGGAACCATCGCTCCGCCGACCAGATTACGTAGAGCGAGATCGTCTTGTTGAGGATGCACTTTGTGATCGGGAACGTGACGATGCGGGTCTCGTTTACGAACGACGTCTACGCCGTGAGAGATCCTGTGAGCGAGGCAAGTCACCT TATTTTCCTCATGAAGGATCGCACTATGATCATGTGGTGAAGCCGTATGAAGTGccggctgttgttgctcctcgtcTTGTCACGTCACCGCCTTCGCACAGTTTTCTGACCATCAAACAGGAGCCCACAGATTGGTCAAACAATACAACGGCCACGTTATCCAATGACAACAACCACGAGCACAGTCAGGAGGCGACGCTGTCACCCAAGCAGCCTCTAGACTTTAAGATAAATGCCGTCAAGCTGGAGGCGAATGCAACGACCCAAGATGAGTCCGAGGAGCACACGCTGCGAGATTACAATAACTTTAAAGTGCTCGTTTGCGAGATATGTCAGAAATCATTTGAAGACACCAAGACGCTGGTGAGGCATCTGGGCACACATGCACCTGAGCCAGCAACGAATATTATGTCaggtagcagcagcagcagcagcgcaactgtcaacagcaacaacaacaccaacagcaataacagtaATCTGGCCCTGAGAGCGCTGAAAACCTATGTGCCAAAGAAACGACGCAGAGTCTCG CAACAGGAGAACAATATGGATCATGTGACGCTGCTCTGTGATCTCTGCTCCAC
- the LOC117786863 gene encoding uncharacterized protein LOC117786863, with amino-acid sequence MSWSVDFDNRLIELVRANPSLYERELRSTPYDSGKKKRELWCSIATSLKTDVKTCITRWNYMRDKLRRELLKDQSDWSLLEKLRFVGQHKVNSNRNNERQLQQAVTTSALINVSWRALSPDQLIAQDEDDALQEAMDEQHVASAVIVPPPPLATPVAGVSGSGTSASNEDLMKRIEALLQGLGTNRSKAEKKIVAYLCKCTLRALNDEQIDDIFI; translated from the exons ATGTCGTGGAGTGTTGACTTTGATAATCGCCTAATCGAGCTGGTGCGCGCTAACCCGAGTCTATATGAACGAGAACTGCGTAGCACACCCTACGACTCCGGCAAGAAAAAGAGGGAATTGTGGTGCAGCATAGCAACCTCCCTGAAAACTGATG TTAAAACGTGCATAACGCGCTGGAATTATATGCGAGACAAGCTGCGGCGGGAATTGCTTAAAGACCAGTCCGATTGGAGTTTGTTGGAAAAATTGCGTTTCGTTGGACAACACAAAGTCAACAGTAATCGGAACAATGAGCGACAATTGCAGCAGGCGGTGACCACGTCGGCTCTCATAAATGTAAGTTGGCGCGCCCTTAGTCCCGATCAGCTTATTGCACAGGATGAGGACGATGCGCTGCAGGAGGCAATGGACGAGCAGCATGTGGCATCGGCGGTTATagtgccaccaccaccactgGCAACCCCTGTTGCCGGAGTGTCTGGGTCTGGCACGTCAGCCAGCAATGAAGATCTCATGAAACGCATTGAGGCATTGCTGCAGGGTCTGGGCACAAATCGCTCCAAGGCGGAGAAAAAGATTGTGGCCTATTTGTGCAAATGCACTCTGCGCGCCCTCAACGACGAGCAAATCgatgatatatttatttaa